Proteins encoded together in one Deinococcus hopiensis KR-140 window:
- the rpsC gene encoding 30S ribosomal protein S3, with amino-acid sequence MGNKINPNGFRLGITRGWNSRWYAGKKQYSKLLKEDEKIRKLVERKLSAAGIARIEIERAGQQVNVIISAAKPGIVIGKGGESIKGLRGDIERLVVAGTVAVNVAEIPNPNISAPLVALRIAEQIERRFAFRRAMKQAAQRVMESGARGVKIILSGRLGGAEQARTEKVLEGRVPLHTLRADIDYGTALARTTYGILGIKVLVFNGEVIGGRTETLARPPRRNDERRPEGGDRPNRRRPSARRRPGGE; translated from the coding sequence ATGGGTAACAAGATCAACCCCAACGGCTTCCGCCTGGGCATTACCCGTGGCTGGAACAGCCGCTGGTACGCCGGCAAGAAGCAGTACTCCAAGCTGCTCAAGGAAGACGAGAAGATCCGCAAGCTCGTTGAGCGCAAGCTCTCGGCCGCCGGCATCGCCCGCATCGAGATTGAGCGCGCGGGCCAGCAGGTCAACGTGATCATTTCGGCGGCCAAGCCTGGCATCGTGATCGGCAAGGGTGGCGAGAGCATCAAGGGGCTGCGCGGCGACATCGAGCGCCTCGTCGTGGCGGGCACGGTGGCCGTGAACGTCGCCGAGATTCCCAACCCCAACATCTCTGCGCCCCTGGTGGCCCTGCGCATCGCCGAGCAGATTGAGCGCCGCTTCGCGTTCCGCCGCGCCATGAAGCAGGCCGCGCAACGCGTGATGGAGTCGGGTGCGCGCGGCGTCAAGATCATCTTGTCGGGCCGCCTGGGCGGCGCCGAGCAGGCCCGCACCGAAAAGGTGCTCGAAGGCCGCGTGCCGCTGCACACCCTGCGCGCCGATATCGACTACGGCACCGCGCTGGCCCGCACCACCTACGGCATCCTGGGCATCAAGGTGCTCGTGTTCAACGGTGAAGTGATTGGCGGCCGCACCGAAACGCTGGCCCGCCCGCCCCGCCGCAACGACGAGCGCCGTCCCGAGGGTGGCGACCGTCCCAACCGC